In Rubrivirga marina, the following are encoded in one genomic region:
- a CDS encoding CoA-binding protein, protein MPSSPDIASVLRGARTIAVVGCSPRGFQTSHRIARYIQNAGFTMIPVNPNHDEILGETAYPDLVSIPDDVEIDVVDVFRRPEFTPDVVRDAAARSERTGDRPVIWTQIGVHAPEAERLAHEAGLPYVADRCLMVDHAALG, encoded by the coding sequence ATGCCGAGTTCGCCTGACATCGCGTCCGTCCTCCGCGGCGCTCGAACGATCGCCGTCGTCGGGTGCTCGCCGCGCGGGTTCCAGACGAGCCACCGGATCGCCCGGTACATCCAGAACGCGGGGTTCACGATGATCCCAGTCAACCCGAACCACGACGAGATCCTCGGCGAGACGGCCTACCCGGACCTCGTCTCGATCCCCGACGACGTGGAGATCGACGTCGTTGACGTGTTCCGCCGGCCGGAGTTCACGCCCGACGTGGTCCGCGACGCCGCCGCGCGGTCGGAGCGGACCGGCGACCGCCCGGTGATCTGGACCCAGATCGGCGTCCACGCCCCCGAGGCGGAGCGGCTGGCCCACGAGGCGGGCCTGCCGTACGTGGCCGACCGGTGCCTCATGGTCGATCACGCGGCTCTCGGCTAA
- a CDS encoding HD domain-containing protein, which produces MTTDALFSPLVERAIEIAAEWHDGTYRKGRWTDPCVGDPGGTPSRVPAMAHVTAVALTVQRAGWGDEAVAAAFLHDALEDANRHGDALGRATLVALVGEEVVRIVEAVSEPKRDDVGDWLPWRTRKEAYLRSLSAGPVEAVAVSLADKLHNAYSMASSLEAGIDIFSSAPGRKALSAGAADQRWFFEAVLGESESVEDPRLTPMRDRLRQEVARFATLTETRGHPE; this is translated from the coding sequence GTGACGACCGACGCCCTGTTTTCGCCGCTCGTCGAGCGCGCCATCGAGATCGCTGCCGAGTGGCACGACGGGACGTACCGAAAGGGACGGTGGACCGACCCCTGCGTGGGCGACCCGGGCGGCACACCGTCGCGCGTCCCCGCCATGGCCCACGTCACGGCCGTCGCCCTGACCGTCCAGCGCGCCGGGTGGGGCGACGAGGCCGTCGCCGCGGCGTTCCTCCACGATGCCCTGGAAGACGCGAATCGGCACGGCGACGCGCTGGGTCGCGCGACGCTGGTGGCCCTCGTCGGCGAGGAGGTGGTTCGGATCGTCGAGGCGGTGTCGGAGCCGAAGCGAGACGACGTCGGGGACTGGTTGCCGTGGAGGACCCGCAAGGAGGCGTACCTCCGGTCGCTCTCGGCAGGCCCCGTCGAGGCCGTCGCGGTGTCCCTCGCCGATAAGCTCCACAACGCCTACTCGATGGCGTCGAGTCTCGAGGCGGGAATCGACATCTTCAGCTCGGCGCCAGGGCGCAAGGCGCTCTCGGCCGGCGCCGCGGACCAACGCTGGTTCTTCGAGGCCGTGCTCGGCGAGAGTGAGTCGGTCGAGGACCCCCGCCTCACTCCGATGCGCGATCGGCTTCGACAGGAGGTGGCCCGGTTCGCGACGCTCACCGAGACCCGAGGCCACCCGGAGTAG
- the bshC gene encoding bacillithiol biosynthesis cysteine-adding enzyme BshC, translated as MSAVAPGPAVGAIPHAALGASALFRSYLAGEEAALRFYRWSPHSAQDRAEAARVAAEAATQRGHRDAVAHVLAEQNRGWGSSEAVLDHVEALREPDSVAIVTGQQLGLFAGPLYTVYKARTAVRLAARLAEETGRPVVPVFWLADEDHDFEEIHRAVFVDGEDVRYCNYDDGNPPQADRGAVGRIVLEKGATEQALASLADALPDGPGRAAALELARGAYVPGRTMRDAFALLLRALVPDIVLMSADDARLKRLATSLFAQEVRDWQDTERVLSDRSGALVEAGFHAQVSPSPVNLFVMGEGSRMQIDPAGGDFVLRGTADVLTPDALLARLDGDPASISPNVVLRPLLQDTLVPTAAYVAGPGEAAYFAQLGPVYEAFGVPMPVIEPRLSLTVVEAGVAKVLDRYGLSLPDLAGRPGGGPQETLHALWRRFALDASDLDLDAAFDRARKAALAALDELQPVAREVDAALASTVGAARRKVEKALEVLETKTVRLEKRNHEVVRARLARAQAALWPEGHLQERWLGPLGVVARHGPGALADLVHAVPLDATAHHLVRP; from the coding sequence ATGAGCGCGGTCGCTCCGGGTCCGGCCGTCGGGGCGATTCCGCACGCGGCCCTGGGCGCCTCGGCGCTGTTCCGGAGCTACCTGGCCGGCGAGGAGGCCGCTCTCCGGTTCTACCGCTGGTCCCCGCACTCGGCCCAGGACCGTGCCGAGGCGGCCCGCGTCGCGGCCGAGGCGGCGACGCAGCGAGGCCACCGCGACGCCGTCGCCCACGTGCTCGCGGAGCAGAACCGGGGGTGGGGGAGCAGCGAGGCCGTGCTGGACCACGTCGAGGCGCTGCGCGAGCCCGACAGCGTCGCGATCGTCACCGGGCAGCAGCTCGGGCTGTTCGCCGGGCCACTCTACACCGTCTACAAGGCGCGGACGGCCGTCCGCCTCGCCGCGCGTCTGGCGGAGGAGACAGGCCGGCCGGTCGTCCCCGTGTTCTGGCTCGCGGACGAGGACCACGACTTCGAGGAAATCCACCGGGCCGTTTTCGTGGATGGAGAGGACGTCCGCTATTGCAACTACGACGACGGCAACCCCCCTCAGGCCGACCGGGGCGCCGTCGGACGAATCGTGCTGGAGAAAGGGGCCACCGAGCAGGCTCTGGCCTCCTTGGCGGACGCCCTCCCTGACGGACCCGGCCGGGCAGCGGCACTCGAGCTCGCGCGTGGCGCCTACGTCCCGGGGCGAACGATGCGCGACGCCTTCGCCTTGCTGCTCCGCGCGCTCGTCCCCGACATCGTCTTGATGTCGGCCGACGACGCGCGCCTGAAGAGGCTCGCGACCTCGCTGTTCGCCCAGGAGGTCCGCGATTGGCAGGACACGGAGCGCGTGCTGAGCGATCGGAGCGGTGCGCTCGTCGAGGCCGGCTTCCACGCCCAGGTCAGCCCGTCGCCCGTCAACCTGTTCGTGATGGGGGAGGGCTCGCGCATGCAGATCGACCCGGCCGGCGGTGACTTCGTCCTCCGCGGCACCGCCGACGTCCTCACACCCGACGCGCTCCTGGCGCGGCTCGATGGGGACCCCGCGTCGATCAGCCCGAACGTCGTCCTCCGCCCGCTCCTCCAAGACACGCTCGTGCCGACGGCTGCCTACGTCGCCGGGCCAGGCGAGGCGGCCTACTTCGCACAACTCGGCCCTGTCTACGAGGCGTTCGGGGTGCCGATGCCGGTTATCGAGCCGCGCCTGAGCCTGACCGTCGTCGAGGCCGGCGTCGCCAAGGTTCTCGACCGCTACGGTCTCTCGCTTCCCGACCTCGCGGGCCGACCGGGCGGAGGCCCGCAGGAGACACTTCACGCCCTCTGGCGTCGCTTCGCCCTCGACGCCTCGGACCTCGACCTCGACGCCGCGTTCGATCGAGCCCGGAAGGCCGCCCTCGCCGCCCTCGATGAGCTCCAACCCGTTGCGAGGGAGGTCGATGCGGCGCTCGCCTCGACTGTCGGTGCCGCGCGCCGCAAGGTGGAGAAGGCACTCGAGGTGTTGGAGACGAAAACCGTCCGACTCGAAAAGCGGAACCATGAGGTCGTTCGTGCCCGGCTGGCGCGAGCGCAGGCCGCGCTCTGGCCCGAAGGCCACCTCCAGGAGCGATGGCTCGGCCCCCTCGGCGTCGTCGCCCGCCACGGCCCCGGCGCCCTCGCGGACCTGGTCCACGCCGTCCCGCTCGACGCGACCGCCCACCACCTCGTCCGACCGTGA
- a CDS encoding bifunctional nuclease family protein, whose amino-acid sequence MDYIQVDIIGLSTSPSSGGAYALVLGEVGGNRRLPIIIGAFEAQAIALELEKIQPPRPMTHDLLRSLFDTLGADVTDVVIDDLREGTFFAKIRYTFDGEEATLDARPSDAVALAVRTDADLFVAAGVLDEAGIPADDEGEPDEEGFQPDPVAAASSSAMSKLDRMESQLEKAIAEEDYETAARLRDEIARMKEDN is encoded by the coding sequence ATGGACTACATCCAGGTCGACATCATCGGGCTCTCGACGAGCCCCTCGTCCGGGGGGGCTTACGCCCTCGTGCTCGGCGAGGTCGGTGGCAACCGACGGCTCCCGATCATCATCGGGGCGTTCGAGGCGCAGGCCATCGCGCTCGAGCTCGAGAAGATCCAGCCGCCGCGGCCGATGACCCACGACCTCCTCCGGTCGCTCTTCGACACCCTCGGCGCCGACGTGACCGACGTGGTCATCGACGACCTCCGCGAGGGGACGTTCTTCGCCAAGATCCGCTACACGTTCGACGGCGAGGAGGCCACGCTCGACGCCCGCCCGTCCGACGCCGTCGCGCTGGCGGTCCGCACCGACGCCGACCTGTTCGTGGCGGCCGGCGTCCTCGACGAGGCCGGCATCCCGGCCGACGACGAGGGCGAGCCCGACGAGGAGGGCTTCCAGCCCGACCCCGTCGCCGCCGCGTCGTCCTCGGCCATGTCGAAGCTGGACCGCATGGAGAGCCAGCTCGAGAAGGCCATCGCCGAGGAGGACTACGAGACGGCCGCCCGCCTGCGCGACGAGATCGCGCGGATGAAGGAGGACAACTAG
- the tyrS gene encoding tyrosine--tRNA ligase, translating into MTFLDDLRWRGLIYDQTPDLAEHLAEAPRVGYIGFDPTADSLHVGSLLQILGLRRFQQHGHTPIALVGGGTGLIGDPSGKKAERQLLTREMVEANAAGIRTQLERFLDFDGPRAARMSNNADWLTEISLTDFLRDVGKHFTVQQMTAKESVKRRLESEVGLSFTEFSYQLLQAYDFLVLHEREGCTVQIGGSDQWGNITAGTDLVRREGGKAHGLVQPLVTNSSGAKFGKTEAGTVWLDAERTSPYRFYQFWLNSDDRDVVNYLKWFTDFGVDEVKALAESHEERPGAREAQRELARHVTTLVHGADATEAAERAGRALFGGDLSELSSKELDEVFEEAPSFEMPAADFEGEGARVIDLLVEAELASSRGEAKRAIQGGGVRVGDARVEDLGQQVTREDAIEGSVVVLRKGKKSVALVRLV; encoded by the coding sequence ATGACGTTCCTCGACGACCTCCGCTGGCGGGGTCTCATCTACGACCAGACGCCCGACCTCGCCGAGCACCTCGCCGAGGCGCCCCGGGTCGGCTACATCGGGTTCGACCCGACAGCCGATAGCCTCCACGTGGGCTCGCTCCTCCAGATCCTCGGGCTCCGCCGGTTCCAGCAGCACGGGCATACGCCGATCGCGCTCGTCGGCGGCGGGACCGGGCTCATCGGCGACCCGTCGGGGAAGAAGGCCGAGCGCCAGCTCCTCACGCGCGAGATGGTCGAGGCCAACGCTGCGGGCATCCGGACCCAGCTCGAGCGGTTCCTCGACTTCGACGGGCCCCGCGCCGCACGGATGTCCAACAACGCCGACTGGCTGACGGAGATCTCGCTGACCGACTTCCTGCGCGACGTCGGGAAGCACTTCACGGTCCAGCAGATGACGGCGAAGGAGTCGGTGAAGCGGCGGCTCGAAAGCGAAGTGGGCCTGTCGTTTACGGAGTTCAGCTACCAGCTCCTCCAGGCCTACGACTTCCTCGTGCTCCACGAGCGGGAGGGCTGCACGGTCCAGATCGGCGGGTCCGACCAGTGGGGGAACATCACGGCCGGGACCGACCTCGTGCGGCGCGAGGGCGGCAAGGCCCACGGGCTCGTCCAGCCGCTCGTCACGAACTCGTCCGGGGCGAAGTTCGGCAAGACCGAGGCCGGGACGGTTTGGCTCGACGCCGAGCGGACCTCGCCGTACCGGTTCTACCAGTTCTGGCTCAACAGCGACGATCGGGACGTAGTCAACTATCTCAAGTGGTTCACGGACTTCGGGGTCGACGAGGTAAAGGCGCTTGCCGAATCGCACGAGGAGCGGCCCGGCGCCCGCGAGGCGCAGCGTGAGCTGGCCCGCCACGTCACGACGCTCGTCCACGGCGCCGACGCGACGGAGGCCGCCGAGCGGGCCGGGCGCGCCCTCTTCGGAGGCGACCTCTCGGAGCTCAGCTCGAAGGAACTCGACGAGGTGTTCGAGGAGGCGCCGTCGTTCGAGATGCCGGCCGCCGACTTCGAGGGCGAGGGCGCCCGCGTGATCGACCTCCTCGTCGAGGCCGAGCTGGCGAGCTCGCGCGGCGAGGCGAAGCGCGCGATCCAGGGCGGCGGCGTGCGCGTCGGCGACGCCCGCGTCGAGGACCTCGGCCAGCAGGTCACGCGGGAGGACGCCATCGAGGGGTCAGTCGTCGTGCTCCGGAAGGGGAAGAAGTCGGTCGCTCTCGTCCGCCTCGTCTAG
- a CDS encoding pyridoxal phosphate-dependent aminotransferase: MAPVDLVRPEIRAERAYRVPTTIEATAKVDQNESPYDLPEAIKRQALDAFAAAPWNRYPDDRPHRLVRALEAKEGLPEGSVIVGRGSNELSHTLALCFLGPGTPVVLPSPMFALYASVARMHGADVIDVPAGPNLRHDADAILRAAQRADAPLTIVTTPNNPTGQTIDHGDLLRLAAGVPGILVIDEAYHEFLDGPTATDVLRAHDNVLVLRTFSKAFGLAGVRLGVLLGHPELIAEMEKSRLPFLVGRLGEEIGLAILDHPGLVAERVDVLKAERATLEASIGALEGVEILPGAANFFLVRTPLAPAELQRRMAERGVLIRDVSGYAALSSRDGTPGWVRVSVGSPEENEATRRAFSEVMGEAS; the protein is encoded by the coding sequence ATGGCCCCCGTCGACCTCGTCCGTCCCGAGATCCGCGCCGAGCGCGCCTACCGCGTGCCGACGACGATCGAGGCCACGGCCAAGGTCGACCAGAACGAGAGCCCGTACGATCTCCCCGAGGCCATCAAGCGGCAGGCCCTCGACGCCTTCGCCGCGGCCCCGTGGAACCGGTACCCCGACGACAGGCCGCACCGGCTCGTCCGCGCTCTCGAAGCGAAGGAAGGGCTGCCGGAAGGCTCCGTCATCGTCGGCCGGGGATCGAACGAGCTGTCGCACACGCTCGCGCTCTGCTTCCTCGGCCCGGGGACGCCCGTCGTCCTGCCGAGCCCGATGTTCGCGCTCTACGCGAGCGTCGCCCGCATGCACGGGGCCGACGTGATCGACGTGCCCGCCGGCCCCAACCTCCGCCACGACGCCGACGCGATCCTCCGCGCGGCCCAGCGCGCCGACGCGCCGCTCACGATCGTCACGACGCCCAACAACCCGACGGGCCAGACGATCGACCACGGCGATCTCCTGCGGCTCGCGGCCGGCGTGCCCGGCATCCTCGTCATCGACGAGGCCTACCACGAGTTCCTCGACGGCCCGACCGCGACCGACGTCCTCCGGGCGCACGACAACGTGCTGGTCCTGCGGACCTTCTCGAAGGCGTTCGGCCTCGCGGGCGTCCGCCTCGGCGTGTTGTTGGGGCACCCCGAGTTGATCGCGGAGATGGAGAAGTCGCGCCTGCCGTTCCTGGTCGGCCGGCTGGGGGAGGAGATCGGGCTCGCGATCCTCGACCACCCCGGCCTCGTGGCAGAGCGCGTCGACGTGCTGAAGGCTGAGCGCGCGACGCTGGAAGCCTCGATCGGCGCGCTCGAAGGCGTCGAGATTCTTCCCGGCGCCGCCAACTTCTTCCTCGTCCGCACCCCGCTGGCGCCCGCCGAGCTGCAACGCCGGATGGCCGAGCGCGGCGTGCTCATCCGCGACGTGTCCGGCTACGCCGCGCTCTCCAGTCGCGACGGCACGCCCGGCTGGGTCCGCGTGTCCGTCGGCTCGCCCGAGGAGAACGAGGCCACCCGCCGTGCTTTTTCCGAGGTGATGGGCGAGGCGTCCTAG
- the hisD gene encoding histidinol dehydrogenase, with protein sequence MSALLPLVPYLERRDRLAAVLDRRAVFDDVVERSVRTILADVRQRGDAALLDLTERFDGVRPDALAVPSDALEQALNDLDPALRTTFEEAASNVRRFHEAEMPESWTSDDGDGVTLGQRISPVERAGLYVPAGTAPLPSSVIMNAVPAQVAGVDEIHVCSPPGPDGLPHPLVLATCRLLGIEDVYAVGGAQAVGALAFGTETVPRVDVVVGPGNAYVATAKKLVVGQVGIDSVAGPSEVVVLADADADPTYAAADLLAQAEHDVRASAVLVTPSAALAEAVVAEVDRLVATLPRADVLRQSLPAYGAAIVTETMDEAVACVDELAPEHLVILSDEADLLWSCIRHAGAVFLGHDSPEPVGDYFAGPNHVLPTGGTARFASALGVGVFLRRQSVVRYSATRLRQTGEAIARFAEAEHLDAHALAVRVRLGDETRVDPVTATAASE encoded by the coding sequence ATGTCCGCTCTGCTCCCCCTCGTCCCGTACCTCGAGCGCCGCGACCGGCTGGCCGCCGTGCTCGACCGGCGCGCCGTGTTCGACGACGTCGTGGAGAGGAGCGTCCGCACGATCCTCGCCGATGTCCGCCAGCGGGGCGACGCGGCGCTGCTGGACCTGACCGAGCGGTTCGACGGCGTCCGCCCCGACGCGCTCGCCGTCCCGTCGGATGCGCTGGAGCAGGCGCTCAACGACCTCGATCCGGCCCTGCGGACGACGTTCGAGGAGGCCGCCTCCAACGTCCGCCGGTTCCACGAGGCGGAGATGCCCGAGTCGTGGACGTCCGATGACGGAGACGGCGTCACGCTGGGCCAGCGGATCTCACCGGTCGAGCGAGCCGGGCTCTACGTCCCGGCGGGAACGGCGCCCCTCCCGTCCAGCGTCATCATGAACGCCGTCCCGGCGCAGGTGGCCGGCGTGGACGAGATCCACGTGTGCAGCCCGCCCGGTCCAGACGGCCTCCCGCACCCGCTGGTTCTCGCGACGTGCCGGCTCCTCGGGATCGAGGACGTCTATGCCGTCGGCGGGGCGCAGGCGGTCGGTGCACTTGCCTTCGGGACCGAGACGGTGCCGCGCGTCGACGTCGTCGTCGGGCCGGGCAACGCGTACGTGGCGACGGCCAAGAAGCTCGTCGTCGGGCAGGTCGGGATCGATTCGGTCGCGGGCCCGAGCGAGGTCGTCGTGCTCGCGGACGCCGACGCGGACCCGACCTACGCCGCGGCCGACCTGCTGGCGCAGGCCGAGCACGACGTGAGGGCGAGCGCCGTCCTCGTGACGCCGAGCGCCGCCCTCGCCGAGGCCGTCGTCGCTGAGGTCGACCGCCTCGTCGCCACGCTCCCCAGAGCCGACGTCCTTCGCCAGTCGCTCCCGGCGTACGGCGCCGCCATCGTCACCGAGACGATGGACGAGGCGGTCGCCTGCGTCGACGAACTGGCGCCCGAGCACCTCGTGATCCTCTCCGACGAGGCCGACCTGCTGTGGAGCTGCATCCGGCACGCGGGGGCCGTGTTCCTCGGGCACGACTCGCCGGAACCGGTCGGCGACTACTTCGCGGGGCCCAACCACGTGCTCCCGACGGGGGGGACGGCGCGGTTCGCGTCCGCGCTCGGCGTCGGCGTGTTCCTTCGGCGCCAGTCCGTCGTCCGGTACTCCGCCACGCGGCTTCGGCAGACCGGCGAGGCCATCGCCCGCTTCGCCGAGGCGGAGCACCTCGACGCCCACGCCCTCGCCGTCCGCGTCCGCCTCGGGGACGAAACGCGGGTCGATCCGGTCACCGCGACCGCTGCGTCGGAGTAG
- a CDS encoding S1 family peptidase: MTTRLSALALLVLLVAPLAAAVEDPLRLQLFSGVDREAVEVGGLLEVEVEVLAVPATPAAREALDAAFRAWDLGQQLGSGFEVIRETAPMGRASGAVVELQRRVIVRVLDMTVDAVPSLTLRVQTHGRDRAYRTRPHALRTYADGEAVRSAGRSVVAITAEGELDGVRFERIGSAFAIGDDALVTAYHVVVGARRVRATLPDGRRVSVGRAWALDPVRDVAVLHLPPEVAHAADLRPLVIAPASASGRVAFTAGWPGGTQRRTVAPRFDDLVLDDQRVRMAANAVQPGDSGGPLLDERGRVLGVVVSGRQTGGASDLLDEAISLASDPTVALAEYQAATETVRLGRALADATRALPAARAHAAVGAIQVPVRRDDWDERPHVALLREALRQAPDDAVLQYTAGMMLEEIGEAQLAAGALDASRRAGYVPAGYSLAHHLLSRGALGEAAMLFAETAAAGPYRRLGAFGQAQALVGMGRYEEAEVALMAVLDHDARFAPALYLLGIVRLAQGRVEEAQALTVRLGARPGWANALRLPIEAEALRPPNLEALPRVALR, from the coding sequence ATGACGACTCGCCTCTCGGCTCTCGCCCTCCTCGTTCTGCTTGTCGCCCCGCTGGCCGCGGCGGTGGAGGATCCGCTCCGGCTTCAGCTGTTCAGTGGGGTCGATCGGGAAGCGGTCGAGGTGGGCGGGCTCCTGGAGGTCGAGGTCGAGGTGCTGGCGGTCCCTGCGACGCCGGCCGCTCGCGAGGCGCTCGACGCGGCGTTCCGAGCTTGGGACCTCGGCCAGCAACTCGGTAGCGGGTTCGAGGTGATCCGCGAGACGGCGCCGATGGGACGGGCCTCGGGCGCCGTCGTCGAGCTCCAACGGCGCGTGATCGTCCGCGTGCTCGACATGACCGTCGACGCGGTCCCGAGCCTGACGCTCCGAGTGCAGACGCACGGGCGCGACCGGGCGTATCGGACACGGCCCCACGCGCTCCGGACCTACGCCGACGGCGAGGCCGTCCGCTCGGCGGGCCGATCGGTGGTCGCCATCACGGCCGAGGGCGAGCTCGACGGCGTCCGGTTCGAGCGGATCGGGTCGGCGTTCGCCATCGGCGACGACGCGCTCGTGACGGCGTACCACGTGGTCGTCGGGGCCCGGAGAGTGCGTGCGACGTTGCCCGACGGCCGACGCGTGTCCGTGGGGCGCGCGTGGGCGCTCGACCCCGTGCGGGACGTCGCCGTGCTCCACCTGCCGCCCGAGGTGGCCCATGCCGCCGACCTCCGGCCGCTCGTGATCGCTCCGGCCTCGGCGTCGGGCCGGGTGGCGTTCACGGCCGGCTGGCCGGGAGGCACCCAACGCCGGACCGTCGCCCCTCGCTTCGACGACCTGGTGCTCGATGACCAGCGGGTCCGGATGGCCGCCAACGCCGTCCAGCCCGGCGACAGCGGCGGACCTCTCCTCGACGAGCGGGGGCGCGTGCTCGGCGTCGTGGTCTCCGGCCGGCAGACCGGCGGGGCGTCGGACCTGCTCGACGAGGCGATCTCGCTGGCCTCTGACCCGACGGTCGCGCTCGCCGAGTACCAGGCCGCGACCGAGACCGTCCGCCTCGGTCGCGCCCTCGCCGACGCCACGCGAGCGTTGCCGGCGGCCCGGGCGCACGCCGCCGTCGGCGCCATCCAGGTGCCGGTCCGCCGCGACGACTGGGACGAGCGGCCGCACGTGGCCCTCCTCCGCGAGGCGCTCCGACAGGCCCCGGACGACGCGGTCCTGCAGTACACGGCTGGGATGATGCTCGAGGAGATCGGCGAGGCACAACTCGCGGCCGGAGCCCTCGATGCGTCGCGCCGAGCGGGCTACGTGCCGGCGGGGTACTCGCTCGCCCATCATCTGTTGAGCCGAGGCGCGCTCGGCGAGGCCGCCATGCTGTTCGCGGAGACGGCCGCTGCCGGTCCGTACCGTCGCCTCGGCGCGTTCGGGCAGGCGCAGGCGCTCGTGGGGATGGGCCGCTACGAGGAGGCCGAGGTCGCTCTGATGGCCGTCCTCGACCACGACGCGCGGTTCGCGCCGGCGCTCTACTTGCTCGGGATCGTCCGCCTCGCACAGGGGCGGGTGGAGGAGGCCCAGGCGCTGACCGTCCGCCTCGGCGCGCGGCCGGGCTGGGCCAACGCGCTCCGTCTGCCGATCGAGGCCGAGGCGCTCCGCCCGCCCAACCTGGAGGCGCTGCCCCGCGTGGCACTCCGGTAG
- a CDS encoding purine-nucleoside phosphorylase yields MPFDPAIDARQLQEAVAAIRQHTDLEPELALVLGSGLGALADEVEDPVVLTTAEVPHYPQSTVEGHAGRLVIGRLAGRPVLVIQGRIHGYEGHDARALGFPVRLAHALGARGLLLTNAAGGINPAFGPGTLMLISDHLNLAFQSPLAGPVGEGEVRFPDLSNPYDEPWREQARNIAITRKIPYREGVYVWTSGPSYETPAEIRFFARVGADAVGMSTVPEALQAAALDLPVLGISTITNPAAGLQDTPLDHSEVLEVGRQVRDRLAAWVRGIVAESRL; encoded by the coding sequence ATGCCCTTCGACCCCGCCATCGACGCCCGCCAGTTGCAGGAGGCCGTCGCTGCCATCCGCCAGCACACCGACCTCGAGCCGGAGCTCGCGCTCGTGCTCGGCTCCGGCCTCGGGGCGCTCGCGGACGAGGTCGAGGACCCCGTCGTCCTCACGACAGCCGAGGTGCCGCACTACCCGCAGTCGACGGTCGAGGGGCACGCGGGGCGGCTCGTGATCGGGCGGCTCGCCGGGCGGCCGGTCCTCGTCATTCAAGGGCGCATCCACGGCTACGAGGGGCACGACGCCAGGGCCCTCGGTTTCCCGGTGCGTCTCGCTCATGCGCTCGGGGCGCGGGGGCTCCTGCTGACCAACGCCGCCGGCGGCATCAACCCCGCGTTCGGACCGGGGACGCTCATGCTCATCAGCGACCACCTCAACCTGGCGTTCCAGAGCCCCCTGGCCGGTCCGGTGGGCGAGGGGGAGGTTCGCTTCCCCGACCTGTCGAATCCATACGACGAACCGTGGCGAGAGCAGGCGCGTAACATTGCGATAACACGGAAAATTCCGTACCGTGAGGGGGTGTATGTGTGGACCTCCGGTCCCTCCTACGAGACCCCCGCCGAAATCCGTTTTTTCGCCCGTGTCGGGGCTGACGCCGTCGGCATGAGTACTGTGCCCGAGGCCCTGCAGGCCGCTGCCCTCGACCTGCCCGTCCTCGGGATTTCGACCATCACCAACCCCGCGGCCGGCCTTCAGGACACGCCGCTCGACCACTCCGAAGTTCTGGAGGTCGGGCGGCAGGTCCGAGACCGACTCGCAGCCTGGGTCCGCGGCATCGTCGCCGAGTCCCGCCTCTAG
- a CDS encoding regulatory protein RecX, which translates to MAFLTPRRERPDPADLDLRDGTVTRVAQQKKDPERASVFIDEQFAFGLAVDLVIQSGLRKGVTLTADEQRELLIRQETYAAKASALASVNHRARTADEIRQSLLRKGYAETIVEDTVAHLEGLGLVDDAAYARAFVRDRFNGRGYGPARLRQDLMRKGVGRRVIDEALAELTEAEDLGAEAREQAAKKWRLLSSEEDVRKRKKKTMEYLVRRGFGFDVARDAVDAAADGEDEALWDVG; encoded by the coding sequence ATGGCTTTTCTGACCCCCCGCCGCGAGCGCCCCGACCCCGCCGACCTCGACCTCCGCGACGGGACGGTCACCCGCGTCGCGCAGCAGAAGAAGGACCCCGAGCGTGCGAGCGTGTTCATCGACGAGCAGTTCGCCTTCGGCCTCGCGGTCGACCTCGTGATCCAGTCCGGCCTCCGCAAGGGCGTCACGCTGACGGCCGATGAGCAGCGCGAGCTCCTCATTCGGCAAGAGACGTACGCGGCGAAGGCGTCCGCGCTCGCGAGCGTCAACCACCGCGCGCGGACCGCCGACGAGATCCGCCAGTCGCTGTTGAGGAAGGGGTACGCGGAGACCATCGTCGAGGATACCGTCGCCCATCTCGAGGGGCTGGGCCTCGTCGACGACGCGGCGTATGCCCGGGCGTTCGTGCGCGACCGGTTCAACGGTCGCGGCTATGGCCCGGCACGGTTGCGGCAGGATCTGATGCGAAAGGGCGTCGGCCGCCGCGTGATCGACGAGGCGCTCGCGGAGCTCACCGAGGCGGAGGACCTCGGCGCCGAGGCCCGCGAGCAGGCCGCGAAAAAGTGGCGGTTGCTCTCGTCCGAGGAGGACGTCCGCAAGCGGAAGAAGAAGACGATGGAATACCTCGTCCGCCGCGGCTTCGGGTTCGACGTCGCGCGTGACGCGGTGGACGCGGCGGCGGACGGCGAGGACGAGGCGCTCTGGGACGTCGGGTGA